A window from Symbiopectobacterium purcellii encodes these proteins:
- a CDS encoding MarC family NAAT transporter has protein sequence MLELIKTVGLGLVLILPLANPLTTIAVFLALSSDMSEGERNRQIFQTSLYVFIIMMVAFYGGQLIMNTLGISIPGLRIAGGLIVAFIGFRMLLPPHQREHGPEAASKADEINRSPSANRVNIAFVPLAMPSTAGPGTIALIISTSSQIKSGIAITPWVVAVAPVLTFLMTSVILWVCLRSSGYIVRLLGKSGIEAIARLMGFLLVCMGVQFVINGMLEIVTTLPAK, from the coding sequence ATGCTGGAACTCATTAAGACCGTTGGTCTGGGCCTGGTATTAATTTTGCCCTTGGCCAACCCGTTGACCACCATTGCGGTATTTCTTGCGTTGTCGAGCGACATGAGTGAGGGGGAGCGCAACCGGCAAATATTTCAAACCTCACTGTACGTATTTATCATCATGATGGTGGCCTTTTATGGTGGGCAACTGATCATGAATACGCTGGGCATCTCTATTCCCGGATTGCGCATCGCCGGTGGACTGATCGTGGCCTTCATCGGTTTTCGAATGCTCTTACCCCCCCACCAACGAGAACACGGGCCTGAAGCCGCCAGCAAGGCGGATGAAATTAACCGAAGCCCTTCGGCAAACCGGGTGAACATTGCCTTTGTTCCACTGGCCATGCCCAGTACAGCAGGACCTGGTACCATCGCGCTCATTATTAGTACCTCGTCGCAAATCAAAAGCGGAATTGCCATCACCCCTTGGGTGGTCGCGGTTGCACCCGTACTCACCTTCCTGATGACCAGCGTGATCCTCTGGGTGTGCCTACGCAGTTCTGGTTACATTGTGCGCCTGCTGGGTAAAAGCGGTATTGAGGCCATTGCTCGCTTGATGGGGTTCTTGCTGGTGTGTATGGGGGTTCAATTTGTCATCAACGGCATGCTGGAAATCGTGACGACCCTGCCAGCCAAATAA
- the grxB gene encoding glutaredoxin 2 — protein MKLFTYEHCPFCVRARMIFGLKNTPFELAIIMEGDVETPTRMVGRKVVPILQKEDGSFMPESMDIVHYVDSLKAPQVADQPVDSAIEAWCKSASGVVFKLAVPRFTEGEFAELATQPARQAFRQREEKAFGDLSALLAETPALIRDVEQKLAELETLLPADKTVSTTDFILFPILRSLTIVKGLHYGPRVNEYLHRVAAAAQIDLLTAQAR, from the coding sequence ATGAAATTATTTACCTATGAGCATTGCCCGTTCTGTGTGCGAGCCAGAATGATTTTTGGACTGAAGAACACTCCGTTTGAACTGGCGATCATCATGGAGGGGGATGTGGAAACGCCAACGCGAATGGTTGGTCGCAAGGTCGTCCCTATTCTGCAAAAAGAGGATGGCAGCTTCATGCCTGAAAGCATGGACATTGTTCACTATGTGGATAGCCTGAAAGCACCGCAGGTCGCAGACCAACCGGTGGACAGTGCGATTGAAGCATGGTGCAAATCAGCCTCTGGCGTTGTGTTTAAACTGGCAGTTCCGCGTTTCACCGAAGGTGAGTTTGCCGAGCTGGCAACACAACCCGCTCGTCAGGCGTTCCGACAACGTGAAGAAAAAGCGTTTGGCGACTTATCGGCGCTTCTGGCAGAGACCCCCGCGCTGATTCGCGACGTAGAGCAAAAATTGGCAGAATTGGAAACCTTACTCCCAGCGGACAAAACGGTCTCCACCACGGACTTTATCCTGTTCCCAATCCTACGATCGCTGACTATCGTGAAAGGTCTTCACTATGGGCCACGTGTGAATGAATACCTACACCGTGTCGCCGCCGCCGCGCAGATTGATTTACTGACAGCCCAGGCGCGCTAG
- a CDS encoding isochorismatase family protein yields the protein MNNNVLVVVDMQVGVLAMPRYDRAGKAALINQLIDVADVVIFIQHAEGDMGVGSDLWQIIPELHQPEHAHYVTKTACDAFWNTTLDALLQRMGTRAFTVCGCATDYCVDTTIKVGASKGYAITVAADAHTTADRTYASAQELIGQHNEVWAGLSLPGNPIAVIPTATLLSAWRSPR from the coding sequence ATGAATAATAACGTTTTGGTCGTGGTTGATATGCAGGTCGGCGTGTTGGCGATGCCACGCTACGATAGGGCGGGTAAGGCCGCATTGATCAATCAGCTGATTGATGTTGCCGACGTTGTTATTTTCATCCAGCATGCCGAAGGGGACATGGGCGTTGGTAGTGATTTATGGCAGATCATCCCAGAATTACACCAGCCAGAGCATGCGCACTATGTCACTAAAACCGCCTGCGATGCGTTTTGGAACACGACGCTGGATGCACTATTGCAACGGATGGGAACCCGTGCCTTTACCGTTTGCGGCTGTGCAACCGATTATTGCGTAGACACAACAATCAAAGTGGGGGCCAGCAAAGGCTATGCGATCACCGTGGCAGCAGATGCGCACACCACGGCGGATCGTACTTATGCCAGCGCCCAGGAGCTTATTGGTCAGCATAATGAGGTGTGGGCGGGACTGAGCCTGCCTGGGAATCCCATCGCTGTTATCCCCACCGCAACCCTTCTGAGCGCATGGCGTTCGCCGCGCTGA
- a CDS encoding sugar kinase, with the protein MKVLTFGEMMLRLKPQGNNRIMQSDAFEAAYGGAEANVAVSLALLGNDSAYLTKLPENLLGETALATLRKYGVDTHKILRGGPRLGIYFFEKGASVRSTNVVYDRAGSAFATANQTEFDWETLLQDVDYFYFSGITPAISAELEHAVTTACVYCQQHNIPVVCDMNYRGKMWSPEKAQRVMSKLMNYVRICIANDEDFEATLGIKAFDGDMSRGIEQIDAFKEGMMEVTRRYPGCKMVASVLRNIRSVEDSQWMGLLLSDGEFHETTRYNLHVMEGVAAGDAFGAGLMHGILHQFDAQESIDFAIAASVLKLTISGDLNLVQESEIRGVMKKGGGASLSR; encoded by the coding sequence ATGAAAGTATTAACGTTTGGGGAAATGATGTTGCGGCTTAAGCCGCAGGGCAATAACCGTATTATGCAGTCTGATGCATTTGAAGCGGCGTACGGTGGTGCAGAAGCTAACGTGGCGGTTTCTCTGGCTCTGCTGGGCAATGATTCTGCTTATCTTACCAAGCTGCCGGAAAATTTGCTGGGCGAGACGGCGCTCGCGACGTTACGTAAATACGGCGTTGATACGCATAAAATATTGCGTGGCGGTCCCCGCCTGGGAATCTATTTTTTTGAAAAAGGGGCCAGCGTCCGTTCTACCAATGTGGTTTACGATCGCGCAGGCAGTGCATTTGCTACGGCCAACCAAACGGAGTTTGATTGGGAAACACTGCTGCAAGACGTTGATTACTTCTATTTTTCGGGCATTACGCCAGCAATTTCTGCTGAATTGGAACATGCCGTGACCACCGCTTGTGTTTACTGCCAACAGCATAACATTCCGGTGGTGTGCGATATGAATTATCGCGGCAAAATGTGGTCTCCGGAAAAAGCGCAGCGCGTCATGTCAAAACTGATGAACTACGTGAGGATTTGCATTGCCAACGATGAGGATTTTGAAGCCACGCTGGGTATAAAGGCCTTTGATGGCGATATGTCACGTGGCATCGAACAGATTGATGCGTTCAAAGAGGGGATGATGGAGGTAACGCGCCGTTATCCGGGATGTAAAATGGTTGCCAGCGTACTGCGCAATATTCGCTCGGTCGAAGACAGTCAATGGATGGGGCTGTTGTTGAGCGATGGCGAGTTTCATGAAACGACGCGCTATAACCTGCATGTGATGGAAGGTGTTGCGGCCGGTGATGCCTTTGGTGCCGGGTTGATGCACGGTATCCTGCATCAGTTTGACGCGCAGGAGTCCATCGATTTTGCGATTGCGGCCAGCGTTTTGAAATTGACGATCAGCGGTGACTTGAACCTGGTACAGGAATCGGAGATCCGTGGCGTGATGAAAAAAGGTGGGGGCGCGAGCCTCAGCCGCTAA
- a CDS encoding methyl-accepting chemotaxis protein: MKNISLGVLLGAGFSAIIVIGLLVAAFGRVALSKTSDHIEYYEKHHLTNLISMQDLKDNLNSATKAALIMAFQDDINSQAESEAVVEQMLGGNNLLLTRLKEEISLPNLLATLDNFNKTYADYIAITQQTVNLAKNGQLLDAQSLAIEKLQPIQMRLFQEISAMIQQQQDSTTQAAAESTQGARLSGNIQLILAAIAALLGLTIAGLTTRHIKRQLGGEPTYAMQVVQQIAQGNLATHITIPSGHQTSLLTAMQEMRDNLRNIVLEVRESSESISVGANDIAASSTNLSQRTEQQAASLQQTAASIEQISQTIHQNADTVRSTTQQADTASSIAAKSGEAIADIVQTMSEISQSSNKINEIIAVIDGIAFQTNILALNAAVEAARAGEQGRGFAVVAGEVRSLAQRSASAAKEIKTLIQDSVSCVNNGSQLVSQAGATIDELVKQSRQVAVSVNEIGVTTQEQEQGVRQINDAVTQLDLVTQQNTVLVEESSSVADGLRDQAQHLVSLMSVFQVNASRPSGGANPTVTTPPLGIALQSRKIA; encoded by the coding sequence ATGAAAAATATCTCTCTCGGTGTTCTACTAGGCGCTGGCTTCTCTGCCATTATTGTCATCGGCTTGCTGGTTGCCGCCTTTGGACGGGTTGCGTTGAGTAAAACAAGCGATCACATTGAATATTATGAGAAACACCATTTAACCAATCTTATTTCAATGCAGGATTTAAAGGATAACTTAAACAGTGCCACCAAAGCCGCATTAATCATGGCATTCCAGGATGATATTAACAGTCAGGCAGAAAGCGAAGCCGTCGTCGAACAAATGTTGGGAGGCAACAATCTGCTACTGACTCGGTTAAAAGAAGAAATCTCGCTGCCGAACTTGCTCGCCACCCTCGATAATTTTAACAAAACCTACGCTGACTATATCGCAATCACGCAGCAAACCGTGAATCTGGCAAAAAATGGTCAACTGCTGGATGCGCAATCCCTTGCGATAGAGAAGTTACAGCCGATACAAATGCGGCTGTTTCAAGAAATTTCAGCCATGATCCAACAACAACAAGACAGCACCACGCAGGCGGCTGCCGAATCGACCCAGGGAGCACGCCTGTCTGGCAATATACAGTTGATCTTGGCCGCTATCGCAGCGCTATTGGGCCTGACCATTGCCGGGTTGACGACACGGCATATTAAAAGGCAACTGGGCGGCGAACCGACTTACGCCATGCAGGTTGTCCAACAAATAGCGCAAGGTAATCTGGCCACACACATTACGATTCCCTCTGGGCATCAAACCAGCCTGCTCACCGCCATGCAAGAGATGCGCGATAATTTACGCAATATCGTGCTGGAAGTCCGCGAGAGCAGTGAATCTATCTCTGTGGGGGCTAACGACATTGCAGCAAGCAGTACCAATCTGAGTCAACGTACTGAACAGCAAGCGGCTAGCCTGCAACAAACCGCCGCATCGATTGAGCAAATCAGCCAAACCATTCATCAAAATGCGGACACCGTGCGTAGCACAACGCAACAAGCGGATACGGCTAGCAGTATTGCAGCCAAAAGCGGTGAAGCCATCGCCGATATCGTACAAACCATGAGTGAAATTAGCCAAAGCTCAAACAAGATCAATGAAATCATTGCCGTTATTGATGGTATTGCTTTCCAAACCAATATACTGGCGCTCAATGCCGCAGTGGAAGCCGCGCGAGCCGGGGAACAAGGGCGCGGTTTTGCCGTAGTGGCTGGAGAAGTTCGTTCTCTGGCACAACGTTCCGCATCCGCGGCAAAGGAAATTAAAACGCTTATCCAGGATAGCGTAAGCTGTGTTAATAACGGTTCACAGTTGGTCAGTCAGGCCGGGGCTACCATTGACGAACTGGTAAAACAATCGCGCCAGGTCGCGGTGAGCGTGAATGAGATTGGCGTGACCACACAAGAACAGGAGCAAGGCGTCAGACAAATTAATGATGCTGTCACTCAACTGGATCTCGTCACCCAGCAAAATACGGTATTGGTGGAAGAATCAAGCAGCGTTGCCGACGGTTTACGCGATCAGGCGCAGCACCTGGTCTCCTTGATGAGCGTATTCCAGGTAAATGCGTCACGCCCCTCTGGCGGAGCAAACCCGACAGTCACGACACCGCCACTCGGTATCGCACTACAAAGTAGAAAGATTGCCTGA
- a CDS encoding EAL and HDOD domain-containing protein, whose protein sequence is MYSFVARQPILNKNLQPVAYELLFRDGIRNSFPDVTPEYATAQIITEQFLTNSLSRLVDDHISYINVPHQMLTNGLVEALPPEKVVLEILENAPPDDTLLASVKRLKKRGFKLALDDFLMAPEWDRFLPYIDVLKFDLTLSSFADIASYINKLPYRHITFLAEKVETHEQFSQAKQLGISLFQGYFFSKPEIIQSRRLSVNNYNVVQLLSEVNKQELNYEQIEKLLSKDVSLAYKAMRYVNNIRLRSKLSLMPLQANFRYIAMLLGQKELRRFLSLVTITSQSDKDKSFELYRLSLLRAKCCELISLHQNKKDDPINAFLCGLFSPLEAILDCPMPLLLSEIELPNEVKQALLENTGTYARYLMLATEYEKQNWQDVNTLITELKITEQQMIHIVLDATLWADEMLQIGQMTEKKGE, encoded by the coding sequence ATGTACTCATTTGTTGCGCGTCAGCCTATTTTAAATAAGAACCTCCAGCCCGTCGCTTATGAACTGCTCTTCCGAGATGGTATTCGCAATTCGTTCCCTGATGTCACCCCGGAATACGCCACCGCACAAATCATAACGGAACAGTTTTTAACGAATTCACTAAGTCGACTGGTTGACGATCACATCAGCTATATCAACGTTCCACATCAGATGCTCACCAATGGTCTCGTTGAGGCGCTACCGCCAGAAAAGGTGGTACTGGAAATTCTGGAAAATGCACCGCCTGATGACACCTTGCTGGCCTCGGTAAAACGGTTGAAAAAGCGAGGCTTTAAGCTCGCGCTGGACGATTTTTTGATGGCACCTGAATGGGATCGTTTTCTACCTTACATTGATGTGCTCAAATTCGATCTCACGCTGTCATCCTTTGCTGACATTGCATCCTACATCAACAAACTGCCCTACCGACACATCACCTTTCTCGCGGAAAAAGTGGAGACGCATGAACAATTTTCACAGGCAAAGCAATTAGGCATTTCCCTCTTTCAGGGGTACTTTTTTAGCAAACCAGAGATCATCCAGTCACGTCGACTCTCTGTGAATAATTACAACGTAGTACAGCTACTTAGCGAAGTGAACAAACAAGAATTAAATTATGAACAGATCGAAAAACTGCTCAGCAAAGATGTATCACTCGCTTACAAAGCAATGCGGTATGTCAATAATATCAGGCTGCGCAGCAAATTAAGCCTGATGCCACTTCAGGCTAATTTCCGCTACATTGCCATGCTGCTGGGACAAAAAGAGTTACGCCGATTTCTCTCACTGGTCACGATAACCAGCCAAAGCGATAAAGATAAATCCTTTGAGCTGTATCGGTTGAGTTTGTTAAGAGCGAAGTGCTGTGAACTGATTTCGCTACATCAGAATAAGAAAGATGACCCGATCAATGCGTTTTTATGCGGCCTGTTCTCCCCGCTGGAAGCCATCCTTGACTGCCCGATGCCACTTTTACTCTCGGAAATAGAGCTGCCTAATGAGGTAAAACAGGCACTGCTTGAAAACACCGGCACCTATGCACGTTACCTGATGTTGGCAACGGAATATGAAAAACAGAATTGGCAAGACGTTAATACGCTTATCACGGAACTGAAGATCACCGAGCAACAGATGATACACATCGTGCTTGATGCCACGTTGTGGGCGGATGAAATGCTGCAAATAGGTCAAATGACCGAGAAGAAGGGGGAATAA
- a CDS encoding methyl-accepting chemotaxis protein — protein MFKNVKVITGISIAFAVFILLQIITSILFYSSVNNDKQNFQKSEILNFQQEQLTDSFQSLVKTRVVITRVAIRFLKNQKDEKSIAAINALLATASTTLDTAEKQFNRYQSSPRLEGQSDAIAKKVENDYRQLHDIFKMSIQYLQRGDYDAYGNLDAQLAQDNLEQSYNTWREQNNRLVSAGQRENLSSFVSMQWTIGSIALALILVVVSAWGLLQRILFQPLSRVIHHIRAISGGDLTQAIEAESKNEIGQLASRLKEMQSSLITTVGDVRTSSDSIYTGASEISVGSNDLSSRTEQQASALEETAASMEQLTATVKQNTDNARQAAALAKNASETAQKGGNVVNTVITTMKDISESSTQIAHITNVIDGIAFQTNILALNAAVEAARAGEQGRGFAVVAGEVRNLAQRSAQAAKEIKSLIENSVSRVNTGSEQVQDAGETMKEIVTAVTRVTDIMGEIATASDEQSRGIEQVSQAVAEMDGVTQQNAALVEQSAAAAVALEDQANYLRQAVATFKITEATRAQGTAQSSQRVVLPASLPASAKVQTKSDSGNWETF, from the coding sequence ATGTTCAAAAACGTTAAAGTCATCACAGGGATTTCGATTGCCTTTGCTGTCTTTATTTTATTACAGATAATCACCAGCATACTGTTTTACTCCTCAGTAAATAACGATAAGCAAAACTTCCAAAAATCTGAAATCTTGAACTTTCAGCAAGAACAGCTTACTGATAGTTTTCAATCGCTTGTAAAGACTCGCGTTGTCATCACTCGCGTGGCCATCCGTTTTTTGAAAAACCAGAAAGATGAGAAATCCATTGCGGCAATCAATGCGCTTCTGGCAACCGCCAGCACGACGCTTGATACGGCCGAAAAACAGTTTAATCGCTATCAGTCTTCCCCCCGACTCGAAGGGCAAAGCGATGCCATTGCCAAAAAAGTTGAGAATGATTATCGCCAACTGCATGATATTTTTAAAATGTCGATCCAGTATCTGCAACGTGGCGACTATGACGCCTATGGCAATCTTGATGCTCAACTGGCGCAAGACAATTTAGAGCAGAGCTATAACACCTGGAGGGAGCAGAATAACAGGTTGGTCAGTGCCGGGCAGCGTGAAAATCTCTCCAGCTTTGTGTCAATGCAATGGACGATTGGGAGCATTGCGCTGGCATTGATTTTGGTTGTTGTGAGCGCGTGGGGTCTGCTACAACGCATTCTCTTCCAGCCGCTGAGCCGCGTTATCCATCATATTCGCGCGATATCCGGAGGCGATCTTACGCAGGCCATTGAGGCAGAAAGTAAGAATGAAATTGGCCAGCTCGCTTCACGTTTAAAAGAGATGCAAAGTTCCTTAATCACTACCGTGGGAGACGTTCGCACCAGTTCTGACAGTATCTATACCGGGGCCAGCGAAATCTCAGTGGGCAGTAACGATCTGTCGTCAAGAACCGAGCAGCAGGCTTCCGCATTGGAAGAAACGGCTGCAAGCATGGAACAGTTGACGGCAACAGTAAAACAGAACACCGACAATGCGCGACAAGCAGCTGCTTTGGCTAAAAATGCATCAGAAACAGCGCAGAAAGGTGGGAACGTCGTGAATACCGTTATTACCACCATGAAAGACATCTCTGAGAGTTCTACACAAATTGCGCATATTACCAATGTGATCGATGGCATCGCGTTTCAAACCAATATTCTGGCTCTGAATGCGGCGGTCGAAGCGGCGCGTGCCGGTGAGCAGGGGCGCGGGTTTGCAGTGGTGGCCGGAGAGGTGCGCAATTTAGCCCAAAGAAGCGCTCAAGCAGCAAAAGAGATAAAAAGCTTGATCGAAAATTCGGTTAGCCGTGTCAACACGGGGTCTGAGCAAGTCCAGGATGCGGGGGAAACCATGAAAGAGATCGTCACTGCGGTAACGCGTGTGACTGATATCATGGGCGAGATCGCTACCGCGTCAGATGAACAGAGCAGAGGCATTGAGCAGGTCAGTCAGGCTGTCGCAGAAATGGATGGGGTAACTCAGCAGAATGCGGCATTGGTAGAGCAATCTGCGGCAGCGGCAGTAGCGCTGGAAGATCAGGCTAACTATCTGCGTCAGGCCGTTGCGACCTTTAAAATTACTGAGGCAACGCGCGCTCAGGGGACGGCACAATCCTCGCAACGGGTGGTCTTGCCCGCCTCATTACCGGCATCCGCAAAGGTGCAGACCAAATCAGACAGTGGCAATTGGGAAACGTTTTAA
- a CDS encoding winged helix-turn-helix domain-containing protein: MEFHQFIFEGFSFHNGQLLTKDKGAIYLAPKESAVLSFMLQNSHTVISKDAIIEHVWKGGLVSDESLTRCIYVLRRTLGHSRKNRFIDNIYGKGYRFVPEVQIANLPTKTAQPALPVSHNDMTVSDAPAENRACNIALFIFEMQHRYQAISLHDQLIDWLHCLDLPINVVSSCLTRSVQDYSSYLSAIEKSQADYYISGMEIRHGEKSIIRIELTRAKDHSVLYREGVHFTSDHHINYRLLCRAILTLLSAIDPSMGTDPATINAHPLSAKVAQHDALQFSLSALEKFIPQAVKLRRHGETSISDSISELCRIAGSYYAVANLGLMDYESVRHEMMIIVGKILAIEPNNVIALSLQGLLLCAENNKEAASKFHLAMLLSPTVAEVYYYYACHLVRQGDLDKAMQMNNMCMDLNDAFYSPKILCVIINYLLGNIQEAVRYGEDTLNTDSPGNTIMRGLLALLYARLGELCKARAMVKDIEKYK; encoded by the coding sequence ATGGAATTTCATCAATTTATATTTGAAGGTTTTTCTTTTCATAATGGTCAATTACTGACAAAAGATAAAGGCGCTATCTATTTAGCGCCTAAAGAGAGTGCGGTATTGTCCTTTATGCTACAAAACTCACATACCGTTATTTCAAAAGATGCAATAATTGAACATGTGTGGAAGGGGGGATTGGTCTCCGATGAGTCGTTGACGCGGTGTATTTATGTCTTGCGCCGCACGTTGGGTCACTCAAGAAAAAACAGATTCATCGATAACATCTACGGCAAGGGCTATCGTTTTGTCCCTGAGGTTCAAATCGCCAATCTCCCTACGAAAACGGCTCAGCCTGCCTTACCCGTGAGCCACAATGACATGACCGTCTCTGATGCTCCCGCTGAAAATAGAGCATGCAATATTGCATTGTTTATCTTTGAAATGCAGCATCGGTACCAAGCTATTTCACTTCACGATCAATTGATTGATTGGTTGCATTGTCTGGATTTGCCCATTAACGTTGTTTCGTCTTGTCTGACGCGTAGCGTCCAGGATTACAGTAGCTATCTGTCTGCAATCGAAAAGTCACAGGCAGACTATTATATTTCTGGTATGGAAATTCGGCATGGTGAAAAATCTATCATCCGTATTGAACTGACGCGTGCAAAGGACCACTCGGTGTTATATCGAGAAGGTGTCCATTTCACGAGCGATCATCACATCAATTACCGGCTGTTATGCAGGGCTATTCTTACGCTTCTGTCTGCGATTGATCCATCGATGGGGACGGATCCGGCAACGATCAATGCGCATCCTTTGAGCGCTAAAGTGGCGCAGCATGATGCATTGCAATTCTCACTTTCAGCGCTTGAGAAATTTATTCCTCAAGCAGTGAAATTAAGACGACATGGTGAAACCAGTATCAGTGACAGTATCAGTGAACTGTGTCGCATTGCCGGTTCTTACTATGCAGTAGCCAATCTGGGCTTGATGGATTATGAAAGTGTCCGACATGAAATGATGATCATTGTCGGCAAGATATTAGCGATTGAGCCTAATAACGTCATTGCCCTTTCTTTACAAGGGTTATTGCTTTGCGCTGAAAATAACAAGGAAGCAGCAAGTAAATTTCATTTGGCCATGTTATTATCACCCACTGTTGCAGAGGTGTATTATTATTATGCTTGTCATCTGGTGCGACAAGGTGATTTAGATAAAGCAATGCAGATGAATAATATGTGCATGGATCTCAATGACGCCTTTTATTCTCCTAAAATATTGTGTGTGATCATCAATTATCTCCTCGGTAATATCCAAGAGGCCGTGAGGTATGGCGAAGATACACTCAATACTGATTCCCCCGGAAATACGATAATGCGGGGATTGCTGGCGTTACTCTATGCGCGCCTTGGGGAGTTATGTAAAGCTCGGGCCATGGTAAAGGATATTGAAAAATATAAATGA